The following is a genomic window from Trachemys scripta elegans isolate TJP31775 chromosome 16, CAS_Tse_1.0, whole genome shotgun sequence.
ccctgccggccgcgtgggggcgctgtggggtgagAACCGCCCCCGCGggggtccctgccccgccccctgccggccgcgtgggggcgctgtggggtgagAACCGCCCCCGCGggggtccctgccccgccccctgccggccgcgtgggggcgctgtggggtgagAACCGCCCCCGCGggggtccctgccccgccccctgccggccgcgtgggggcgctgtggggtgagAACCGCCCCCGCGggggtccctgccccgccccctgccggccgcgtgggggcgctgtggggtgagAACCGCCCCCGCGggggtccctgccccgccccctgccggccgcgtgggggcgctgtggggtgagAACCGCCCCCGCGggggtccctgccccgccccctgccggccgcgtgggggcgctgtggggtgagAACCGCCCCCGCGggggtccctgccccgccccctgccggccgcgtgggggcgctgtggggtgagAACCGCCCCCGCGggggtccctgccccgccccctgccggccgcgtgggggcgctgtggggtgagAACCGCCCCCGCGggggtccctgccccgccccctgccggccgcgtgggggcgctgtggggtgagAACCGCCCCCGCGGGGGTCCCTGCCCCGTCCCCTGTGGGGTTCCCACCCGGGTGCGCCGAGCCGGGGcgggaggggccgggccggggagcgGGAGCCGCACCGAGctctccccgggccggggggcggCAGGTGCCGCTGGTCTCTCCCCAGCGCGGGGGCTAAATCCCGCCTGGAGCAGCGGCCAATTATCTTAAAAAgtacggggggggggagctgccttctgattggccgTCTGCCTCACTGCCCCGCCTATACCAGAAGTTGATCAACCAATCAGAgctcagtctccccctctcccctcctgtgtGAGCTGGGTCAttgcctctgcccctccccttccctgctgcactccgggggcggggggacccCTGGAGCTCCCGCCGAGCTGGGCCTGGGCAGAGACAAGGCTGGGAGCCACTGGGTGGAAGCAGGGGAgtctgggggtcaggactcctgggttgtatccctggctctggtaggggagtggtgtctagtggttgggggggggggagtcaggactcctgggttctcttcctgcctTTGCCACTGATTGTCTGGGTGACTTTTGAGTTAGTCTGTTCACTGCCTTTGTGCCTCCATTCTTCCATCTGTAAACTAAATTGTGATGCTTGTGTATAACTGCACCTGCGATTTGTGGAGTCCCTCGGGGAAGGGGCTGCATCTGGGGTcgctgggcagtgggggttgGAGGGTGGGTCAGGGCTGCAGCCGCATCTCTACGCCTGACTCTGTTTCCCTTTCAGGGCTCATCACAGCCGAGTTGCCCATCACCGCTCGGTTCGGGGGGGACATCACCCTGACCTGCCTCTTCCCGTCCCAGCCTGGGATGAACCTCCAGCGCCTGACCCTCACCTGGcagaaggagcaggaggggaCAGAGGCCCTGGTGGTTCATAGTTACTATTATGGGAAGGACCAGCTGGCGAGACAGGACAAGGCTTATAGGAACCGGACCTGGCTGGATCCAGAGGGGCTGGCTCGAGGGAACGCGTCCCTGACACTGAGGGGCGTCCGCATGCAGGATGAGGGCATCTATCGCTGCCACATCACCTCGGAGCTGGGCACAACTTCGAACACGAGACAAGTTACAGTGACTCAAACCGGCCGCTTCCTGCCCAAGCAGACCGGGATTGCAGGAAATGCTGCAGGTGAGCATTATGGTGTACCagtgggggtagggtggggagcccagagtTGGGATAGAGGGGGGCTACAGATCGGGATTGAGGGGTGCTGGCAGAGCCATGGGgacagccccaggctgggacagTCAATCACTTTCTCCTTCACTGAGCCCCATCACCGGCTGCCCTGGGTCTAGTTGCGGTGGGTCTGGGATTCTCATACGATCCAGTCTAGACTGATCCTAGACATTCTATGCACATCAGGCCCAGTTTGGATGCACATTTGCTGCCATctggtggcagagctgtgaactgCTCTATCATACCCTGATGCCGGCCACCCTGTAACTCAGGGGTGCTCAATATGCAGACTATGGGCCAAACCCGGACCACCAGACGCTGTTGAAtggacagcaaaaaaaaaaaaaaaaaaaaaaggatgtatttatcattattgttattgtgatgtgaaaaatgtttctctggaccttgaccaagaaatttggaccttgacaaaaaatagactACCCCTGCTGTAACTCATTGCCAGTTCCCCCTGGCTTTTCTCTCTTGCTGCAGGGCTGGGCGGCAGCTGGGTCCCTTTGCTGGGTCTGTGCCTGGTGCTGATCGTACCGGTTCTCAGAGTATATCACTGAAACGCCCCCTGCAGACAAGTCCTGGCTGCCAGCAACACCCGGGCACTGGCCCCACCAAAGAAAGAGCTGCACTGAGACACCCCTGTGCACGCAGACTATAAATGCTACATGTGTGCGCTGGACACGATGGGTTCAGCCTCCTGGCGACATCTTCCAGGGGACGGGCCCGGGGCTGCTTGTCAGGAGTCCCGGGCAATGACGTTTTTCTTTGTACAAAGCAGCTTAATTTAACAGTACGTTTATTGTCCCTGGGTAAAATTAGCCTCCATATTAACCACTGTGATATTCTTATGATTAAGAATAACCtctgttttagtcacaggtatttttagtaaaggtcatggacaggtcatgggcaatagaCAAAAAGTCACggccccatgacctgtccatgactttaattaaaaatacctgtgtgacgggttggatcacagaaacccccttgggagctgccacccgatgtaccAAGATcacccctgttcctgttttccctgccagctcaggactccagcaccctgtcttgctgagccagacacttccgtctggctccagacacagaaccagggtctgaatcacttgtcccagagctgcaagtttacctgaaaacagctcacagacatgtgcttgtctctagcactcagatgcccaactcccaatggggtctaaacccaaataaatccgttttaccctgcataaagcttatgcagggcaaacccagaaattgttcaccctctataacactgatagagagatatgcacagttgtttgctcccccaggtattaacacatactctgagtaaattactaaataaaaagtggttttattaaatacagacagtaggatttaagtagttccaagtaataacagacagaacaaagtaagtcaccaaacaaaataaaataaaatgtgcaaatctatgtctaatcaaactaaatacagataatctcaccctcagagatgcttcagtgagtttttctcagactggacaccttccaggcctgggcacaattctttcccctggtacagctcttgttgcagctcaggtgatagctaggggattcttcatgatggctcctctcctcccttgttctcttccacccctttatatatcttttgcataaggcgggaaccctttgtccctctaggtttccaccccccctcactggaaaagcatcaggttaaagatggattccagttcaggtgacatgatcacatgtcactgcaagacttcattactcacttgccagcacacacatatacaggaagactcacagatAAACACagtcatctgcagacaatgggagtcatcaagatttcaaaccatccttaatggcccacactttacataattacaataggccctcagagttatgttttatatttctagttttggatacgagagtggtacatttctacaaaaataggatgatcacactcagtagattataagctttgtaatgataccttacaagagaccttttgcatgaagcatatcccagttacattacattcacttatatttttataaaaccatatagactgcacaacgtcacaacctgtgactaaatcttatCTGCTGGGGTGAAGGGAAGCGTCTCGGTGCCCCCTGCTGGCGGTGGTCCCTGACCACTACACTAGGGCAGTGCTGGGGACTGActgcctggggctgccagcagccgGTGTGACTGGCCCCGGGGtttccccagctgctggggtggtCCTGAGGTCAGCCGCACCAGCACTGCAAaattcacagaggtcatggaaaccGTGACCTCCATGAATGATTCGCAGCCTTAGTTATGATGTGTTGTGAGGTATAACTGAAAAACTCTTGATCTCTTGAGCATTAACATCC
Proteins encoded in this region:
- the LOC117889060 gene encoding CD276 antigen-like isoform X1; translation: MLVYNCTCDLWSPSGKGLHLGSLGSGGWRVGQGCSRISTPDSVSLSGLITAELPITARFGGDITLTCLFPSQPGMNLQRLTLTWQKEQEGTEALVVHSYYYGKDQLARQDKAYRNRTWLDPEGLARGNASLTLRGVRMQDEGIYRCHITSELGTTSNTRQVTVTQTGRFLPKQTGIAGNAAGLGGSWVPLLGLCLVLIVPVLRVYH
- the LOC117889060 gene encoding CD276 antigen-like isoform X2; protein product: MVPGSGRPLPLLAAWGALWGLITAELPITARFGGDITLTCLFPSQPGMNLQRLTLTWQKEQEGTEALVVHSYYYGKDQLARQDKAYRNRTWLDPEGLARGNASLTLRGVRMQDEGIYRCHITSELGTTSNTRQVTVTQTGRFLPKQTGIAGNAAGLGGSWVPLLGLCLVLIVPVLRVYH